The sequence CAATTTTTTCAGAACCGAGCAGGCTGCAAATCTTTTTGTTTTTCAAAACAAGGGCTTTGAAATCATTTTTATCCTTCCATGCCCGCATAGCAACCGTCTGGACTATTTTATAAGCATCTTCACGAGTTGCGCCGGATTCCGCAAGAGCCAGCAATATTTGCTGAGAAAAGACAAGCCCTTTAAACATATTGAGGTTTTGTTTCATTCTTTCAGGATATACAACCAGCTTGTCTATGATTTTTGTGATTCTGTTTAATATATAATCGATCAGTATCGTGCTGTCAGGCGCTATGACCCTTTCAACAGAGGAATGGCTGATATCCCTTTCATGCCACAGGGGAATATTCTCAAGGGAAGCCATGGCATTTGAACGTATGATACGGGCAAGGCCGCATATATTTTCAGACCCTATTGGATTACGCTTGTGCGGCATGGCTGAAGAACCTTTCTGGCCTTTTGAAAAAAATTCTTCTGCTTCAAGGACCTCTGTTCTTTGCAAATGCCTTATTTCGACCGCCATCTTTTCTATGGATGAAGCCATGATGGCCAGGCTTGTAAAATATTCAGCATGCCTGTCCCTTTGAACAATCTGGGTTGAGGCTGGAGCGGGTTTAAGCTCCAGTTTTTTACACACATACGCCTCAATGTCCGGGGAGATATTGGCAAATGTTCCCACAGCTCCTGATATCTTCCCAAAGCTTATTGTTTCAACAGCACGCTCAAACCTTTCCTTGTTACGACGCATTTCATCGTACCAGACCGCAAGCTTCAAGCCAAATGTTATAGGCTCTGCATGGATTCCATGAGAGCGTCCTATCATCACCGTGTTTTTGTGTTTAAACGCCTTTTTTTTTATCGTCTGCAAGAGGATTTCGCAGTCTTTAAGAATAATCATGCCGGCCTGTCTGAGAAGATATGCCATGCTTGTATCAAGAACATCGGAGGATGTCAGGCCCATGTGAATGTATCTTGAATCAGGGCCGACATGTTCGGCAACATCTGTAAGAAAGGCGATTACATCATGCCTGGTTTCAGCCTCGATCTTTTCAATTCTTTTTATGGAAAATCCTGCTTTTTTCCTGATATTATCAACAGCCTTTGGGGGGATCTTTCCTTTTTTTGCCAAGGCTTCACAGGCTAATATTTCAACCTTCAGCCATGTCTGATACCTGTTTTCATCGGTCCAGATATCTCCCATGACCTTTCTGGTATACCGTTTTATCATAATTTTATGTTTCCGTGTTTTAGCTGGGTGCTCGTTGTTTTCATATTTGAGCTTTTTTCTTACTGCTCGGCAGGTATCCAGATCGTTTCACCGTCAAACTGAATTTTGTTTACATGCTGGTAATCTATATGCTCCAGAAGCGCAAAAATCCGGCTCATATTATAAACAACTATCTTGCTTAAAGGGAAAATCAGATTAATGTCAACATCGAGTTTCCCTTCCTTTAAATTGTATATGCAAACAGTCTGTTCCGAAAATTTTAAAAGTTTGCCCATCCCTGAACTATATCCCAACCTGTCTGGTTCATCGACAAGCGAAGAAATGGCAATACCCTTGCGATCAAAATAGTCTTTTAAAAATTTAAAATGAATGGCCCATAAGTTGTCTCCGGGACGCACAACGTATATTCCGAATTCCTCTATACCGTTATTTAGCGCTATTTCGCCTGGTTTTATATCCTTTTCTATGATATCGCCAATTTTAAGCCGTATCTTATCCTGGATTTCCTGCATGGAAACGGTTGATTCACCAACTTTAAAGGATTCGTCGGATCTGACAACAATGTCAACCCCTTTTTTAAGACCGTATTCTGCTTTACGTTTATTTGTAATGGCTTGAGGTTTATTGTAATCAATAACGGCTTGAGGCTTGACAGGTATATAAACTTTTTCAGCAATTTGCCCGGGAAGATGAGCTTTGTTTTGATTTCGCCAAAACCATAAACCCGTTGCAGCCGTTAGGGCGGCAACAGCGCAAATCAGGGTGATTTTTAAGTAGTTATTCATAAACAATATTGCTTTCTCCGGGGACCATTGTATTGTCGCCTTTGATCTCAACTGAAAGATTCTGCCTGGCTTCCATGTCAAAAATTTCCTTGCGTTTTTTGTTTAATAAATAATTTGCGACTTCGATCGGCACAATAGCTTTTACGCTGGAAATCCCTTCCTTTAAAGTCCCGAGGCTGAGTTTGCGCAAAAAGCTTACCCCCAGAGTTTCCGAGGACGGGG is a genomic window of Anaerolineae bacterium containing:
- the purB gene encoding adenylosuccinate lyase; translation: MIKRYTRKVMGDIWTDENRYQTWLKVEILACEALAKKGKIPPKAVDNIRKKAGFSIKRIEKIEAETRHDVIAFLTDVAEHVGPDSRYIHMGLTSSDVLDTSMAYLLRQAGMIILKDCEILLQTIKKKAFKHKNTVMIGRSHGIHAEPITFGLKLAVWYDEMRRNKERFERAVETISFGKISGAVGTFANISPDIEAYVCKKLELKPAPASTQIVQRDRHAEYFTSLAIMASSIEKMAVEIRHLQRTEVLEAEEFFSKGQKGSSAMPHKRNPIGSENICGLARIIRSNAMASLENIPLWHERDISHSSVERVIAPDSTILIDYILNRITKIIDKLVVYPERMKQNLNMFKGLVFSQQILLALAESGATREDAYKIVQTVAMRAWKDKNDFKALVLKNKKICSLLGSEKIEEIFDVSYHLKYISAIFNRVFVDS